In the Mycolicibacter minnesotensis genome, GTATCTCCTGTTGGCCCGAGCAGGACTTGAATCCGCAGCTCACGGCTTGTGGCTGCTCGACGTACCGGACTCCGCCGAGTGCGTTGGGCGACACGTCCGAATGATGTACCGGGATCTCGGCTACTTCATCAAGGCGCGAAAAGCGGGCGAGATGGATAGGTCGAAGATCGAGGCGCAGCGGCAGACTCTGGTGGATCGTGCTAAGGCAAAGCTGCCTGACGTAACCATCACAGAGAAGCTGCCGGGATACGAGGACATTGTTAGGTACGCCGCGACTGCGCAGGACCAAGACCCTGATCGGTGGGCCTACTTGTGGAATCTGGCAAGTGGAGCGGGACATGGCCAGAACTGGTTCTCACTGGAAGGTTATTTGCTGGAACTCGGCGAAGAATATGAACCCGGCTATCACCGAGCTGTGCGATTGCCCGATGTAGTTCCGCTGACTGAGATGATCGAGGCAGCCACAGCTACGCTGCAATATGCAACCTTTCGGTGGGCATATCTTGCCGGATACCCATATCGGGAAATGTCTATCCAAGCGGTATGCGAGGTCTTTGAACGCATGCCAAAGATCACCGATCAGCCTCCATCTGCCGAAACGTGAATCTGTTCCAGCGCAGCAGCGCGATGGCGGTTCAGTACATCCGCGCGACTTTCCGATCGTCGGGGAAAGGTCGGCGTAGTTGTCGAGGTTCATCGCTGATGATGCATGGCCGAGCATGGTTTGCAACGCTTTGACCGCCGCGACACCGCGGCCCCTTTACGGTTGCTTGTGGCCCGATAGACTCGTGTGAACTCAAGGGGGCGTGATGACCAAGCAAAGCATGTCAGTGGCCGCCCGCCGCAGGTTCGTCTCGCGCTCCACCAAGGCTTCGGCTCGGCTAGAGCAGCGCGTTGTGCCGGCCGACCACGTTCGCTCGATCAAGGTTGAAGAGTTCCTGGCGTCGTTGAGCGTTAAGGGCTGATGGCCTTCCAGGCCGACTACGGTGAAACGCTCGCCACCGAAGAAGAGCGCGAAGCGCTGACCGCTCGAGCGCGCGAAGTGCTCGGTGAACCGATTCGCAAGGCCGATCTCTACGATCTCGAACAACAGATTCAGGATGAGATCGCTGATGATCTCATGGGAAAGGTCTTCGCCGGCTCCCTGACGGTGTCCGATTTGCTCACGGACCACTTCGTCCGTGACCTTCATCGACGGCTTTACGCCCTGGTCTGGATGTGGGGTGGGCGTCAGCGTTCGCGCGAGACCAACATCGGCATTGCGCCCGAACGTATCGCGGTTGAATTGCGTAGCTCACTTGAGTCCTTGCTCTATCGATTTCGGCACCAAGGTGACCTGACCCCACGTGCCCTGGGTATCGCCGCGCATGCCGCCATCGTGCACATCCATCCCTTCATCGATGGGAACGGGCGCGTGACGCGACTACTTGCCGACCTCGTGTTCGTGGCTGCTCAAGAAGACGGCCCCATGTTGGGCTATGACTGGGATGTCGACCGTGAGATCTACATTCGTCTGCTCAGGCAGTACGACCGGACGCTTGACCCGACTGACCTGGTCGAGTTCATCCCGGTCTTCGAGCCAACAGACGAACGTTAGGTGCCCCGTTTGTGGCGCTACGACATTCGCAGTGGAGCAATCCAGGGGTTCGATTCCCCTTAGCTCCACAGAGTTCGTCTAGTTCAGTCGCACGCGCCCGTCAGTTCAGCCGCGAGGATTTGCGGATATGTTGTTCCGCCAGCGTCGCCGCAATTTCGTACAGCCGCAGCCGGCTCTGCGGGCGTAGCTCGTTCTGGGTGTCGATGATCCCGCCTTTGGCCAGGTAGGGATCGTAGGGCATGTACTCGGCACGAATCTCGGCCTCGGTGAACAGATCGATGAGATAGCTTCGCGCCAGCGGATTGGTGTGGTTGCGGCTGTTGTTGAGGATGACCATCGACCGCGACAACAGTTCGTCGTAGGCCATGGAACGCAGCACATCGATGGAACGGGCGACCGGCATGGAACTGTCGCCGGTGAGCCCGGAGACAAAGATCAAGGCGTCGCAGGAGTTGAACACCGCTTTCATCACCGGATGATCCAGATTGTCCGATGTGTCGATCAGGACGATCTGGTGAGTGCGGCGCAGACGGGTGAGTGCCTCGGTCAGCATCGACGGCACCAGCGGACGAGGCTGGTCGGAGGTCTGATTACCCGACAGCACATCCAAGCCGATGTTGTTGTGGCCAAGATGCTCTCGGATGTCGGTGTAGCCCGCAACAGGGGTCTTGGCGATGATGTCGGCGTAGCCGTCGGGGGAGCCGGCGTCGATCCGGTCGGCCAACGTTCCGAAGCCCGGTGCGGCGTCGATCGCCACGACGTTGTCAGACCGGCATTCCCGAAAAATGCCGCCGATGCAGGTGGTCAGCGTGGTCTTGCCTACGCCACCTTTGCCGGAGACCACGCCGATGACCAAGTGCCGGTGCATGTGCTGACGGATCTGCTCGCGCAGTGAGCGGTAATGCTGTTCGATCCGGGATTCCCCGGCGTTGATGCCGTGGAATGAGGCCTCATAGACGAGTTTTCGCCAGCCGGAGGCCGGTGCGGGTTTGCGCGGTGCGGGTGGATCCGGAATATGCAGGATTTCAGAGATCGGGTAATACCTTTGGGAACGCCGACCTGCCTCGCTTCGATTCCGCCGGGTGCCTGACTGATTCGAATGCCGATGCGAACCCGGTTCCGTGCTGGGAGTGCTCCACTCGGGCGGCATCGGTGACGATCGGTGCAGGTCGGTCACGATGAATTAGTAGCACGGCTGGTCAATTTCTCAGCCGTGGTTTATGGCAGTAAGACACAACTGTATGCCGGCCGTTACGGTCCTGCGGCCGATCCGGTACCGAGGCGCTCGCGGCGGCGGGCCGCTACACCCGGTGCCGGATTCGCCCGTTCATCATCGTCAAGGTGACGCGAGCAGTGTGGATGTCATGCGGATCGATCTCCAGAATGTTCTTGTCCAACACGATCAGATCGGCCAGCTTGCCCACTTCCACCGAGCCGACTGTGTCATCGAGGCGGATCTGATAAGCCGCGCCCATGGTGTTGGCGTACACCGCCTCCGCCACCGACAGCACCTGGTCGGCCGGCGCCAGAACCGCGGCCTCCGGGTCGCCCACGAGCTGGCGCGTGACGGCGATCTGGATGGAATCCAGCGGTTTGTAGGTGGAGTAATAGCCGGCCGCGGGCCAGTCGGTGCCCAGCGAAACCCGGCCGCCGGACTTCAGAACGTTCTGGATGCGATACAGGAGGTCTTGACGCGGTGGCCCGTAGCGGGCGGCCATGTTCGTGACGGTGTCGGGATCGGCTGACATCCAGTTGGCGGAGAACTGGGCGATGACATCGAGTTCGCCGAAACGCTGACTGTCGGGGTCTTGCACGTAGACCAGATGGGCAACGGTGTGCCGGCGATCGCGCAGTGGGTTGGCGGCGATAGCGTCGCCGATCGCATCGAGTGCGGTGCGCGCTGCACGCTCTCCGCACGCGTGCACGTGGACATCGAAACCCGCGGCATCGACGTCACCGACCACCTGTCGCCATTGGTCGTCGGTGAACGGCGATGAGCCTGTGCTGTCCGGCTTGTCGGCATAGGGGTCGATGAGCCAGGCCGTGTAGCCGCCCTGGGTGCCGTCGCCGATCAGTTTGACCACGTTGACGGTGACCAACTTGGAGGAGATCCGCTCGCGCAGCGCCAGAAGATTTTGCACGACGTCATCGACCGGGGGTGATTTGACCAGGTAGGAGGCGACGACGCGGAACGGCAGGAGGCCCTGGTCGTCGAGGTGCGTGTAGATCGCAAGGAGGTGGGCCTGCTTGCCGCCGACCGGCGGAACGCCGGCGTCGAAGATCGAGGTGATGCCGGCTTCGGAGGCCCGCGGGAGCCAGCCCTCCAGGAGCCGCATCATGCCGACGGGATTGATCGGATCGATGGCGTTGACGAGGCTCAGCACCGCATCGGTCTCAAGGATGTATCCGGTGGGCTCGCCCGCGTCGTCTCGCGCGTAATAGCTGAAACCAGGTACCGGGTCTTTGGTCTCGCGGTTGACGCCGGCAAGTTCCAGCGCCCTGCTGTTGGCCCATAGGCTGTGGCCGTCGATGGCGAAGAAGAAGCCTGGGCGGTCGGGCAGGATGGCGTCGAGCTCGTAGCGGTTCGGCCCGTTTGGGCCGAACATGTCGATCCGCCAACCGAAGCCGCGAACGGGCCCGTACGGATTCGCCGCCGCGTATTCGCCGATCGCGGCGAGTGCGTCTGCGCCGGTGGGCAATTGAAGGTCGACGCCGTGGCTCAGAAATGCCCCGAGAAAGGGATGGATGTGTCCCTCGACGAAGCCGGGCATCAGTAGTTGGCCGTCGAGGTCGATCATCGTGGTGTCCGGCCCGGCAAGTGCCAACGCGCCGGCGGTGTCACCCACGTAGCTGATCGTATCGCCGGTTACGGCAACGGCTTCCGCCCACGGAGCGGAATCGGAGACGGTGTAGACCCGGCCATTGTGGAACACGTAGTCCACCGGCGAGGTCGGCGAGCTGGGGGAGGATTCTCCGTCGAGCGGGGCCGGACCTGGCGTCGAACATGCACTGGCCGTTGCCCCGGCGACCACCAGCGCTGCGGTGGCCCGCAACACGGTTCGGCGGGTGGTCACGGTGTCGTACTTGGCGAAATGCGGTGCCCACTCGCACGCGCTACACATGTTGTCTCTTCTGGTCGGGGGCCAGGTCGCGTTCCAGTGTCGCATCGGCGCTTGCCGTTGGACGGGTATCCGCGCCGAAGCTTCCGCCCCGCGCCACCCGTTGACATACCCGCCGCACTATTTAGATACTGATTATCAAAATTCGTATCAGAACTTTGGGGAGGCCTCATGCTTCAGTGCGGTGCCGCGGGGCCGGCGTGAACACCGAGCTACCGATCCCCGCCGGGCCAGACGACGTCACCGCGTCGTGGCTGTCAGCGGTGCTGGCCCGCCCTGTGTCTGCCGCCGATGTCGTCCCGGTCGGGACAGGTCAGACGGGCGCGACGTATCGGGTGACGCCGCGTTACAGCGGTCCCGCCGGCGACGCGCCCGCGACCGTCGTCGTGAAGCTGCCGTCCCAGGACCCGGACGTCCGCCAGCGCGTAGCGTTGGGTTACGCGGCCGAGCACGCCTTCTACGAACACGTCGCGAACACCGTCGCTGTGCCGCTGCCCACCGTGTATCACTGCGCTGTCGCCAACGGCGGAGCCGACTTTGTCCTGGTGATGGCCGACCAGGCCCCGGCGGTCCAAGGCGATCAGATGGCGGGGTGCGAGGTGGCCGCCGCACGTGTCGCGGTGCAGGCCCTGGCCGGCCTGCACGGGCCGCGGTGGTGTGATCCAGCGTGGCTGGACTTCCCCGCAGCAACCATGCCGATGGCCGATGCGGGCTTTGCAGCGGGCATGGGACAGATCGCACGATCGGCGTTCGACATCATGGTGCAGCGGCTCGGGCCGAGGCTGGACTCGGCAGACCGCGACACCCTGCGCAGCGTCGGCGACGTCGTCGAACCGTGGCTGCTCACCGCGACAGAACGCTACTGCCTCTTGCACGGCGATTATCGCTGCGACAACCTGCTGTTCGATCCCACGACCGGAGCAGTCACCGTCGTCGACTGGCAGACCCTGTCGGTCGGGCTGCCGGCCCGCGACCTGGCCTACTTCCTGGCGACCAGCCTGCTGCCGGAGTACCGACGCGAACACGAACGCGACCTGGTGGCGGCCTATCACGCGGCCCTGATATCGCATGGCGTTGCCGGCTATTCCTTCGCGCAGTGCTGGTCCGACTATCGGCTTGGCCTGCTGCAGGCTCCATTGCTGACCGCTCTCGGTTTCGCCTACGCAGCGGTCACCGAACGGGGCGACACCATGGTGCTGACCATGCTCGCTCGCGGCGCCCAGGCGATCCGTGACCACGACACCCTCCAACTGATCGGGGAGCTCAACTGATGCTTGAGCCGA is a window encoding:
- a CDS encoding Fic family protein gives rise to the protein MAFQADYGETLATEEEREALTARAREVLGEPIRKADLYDLEQQIQDEIADDLMGKVFAGSLTVSDLLTDHFVRDLHRRLYALVWMWGGRQRSRETNIGIAPERIAVELRSSLESLLYRFRHQGDLTPRALGIAAHAAIVHIHPFIDGNGRVTRLLADLVFVAAQEDGPMLGYDWDVDREIYIRLLRQYDRTLDPTDLVEFIPVFEPTDER
- a CDS encoding MinD/ParA family ATP-binding protein is translated as MHRHLVIGVVSGKGGVGKTTLTTCIGGIFRECRSDNVVAIDAAPGFGTLADRIDAGSPDGYADIIAKTPVAGYTDIREHLGHNNIGLDVLSGNQTSDQPRPLVPSMLTEALTRLRRTHQIVLIDTSDNLDHPVMKAVFNSCDALIFVSGLTGDSSMPVARSIDVLRSMAYDELLSRSMVILNNSRNHTNPLARSYLIDLFTEAEIRAEYMPYDPYLAKGGIIDTQNELRPQSRLRLYEIAATLAEQHIRKSSRLN
- a CDS encoding amidohydrolase, with translation MCSACEWAPHFAKYDTVTTRRTVLRATAALVVAGATASACSTPGPAPLDGESSPSSPTSPVDYVFHNGRVYTVSDSAPWAEAVAVTGDTISYVGDTAGALALAGPDTTMIDLDGQLLMPGFVEGHIHPFLGAFLSHGVDLQLPTGADALAAIGEYAAANPYGPVRGFGWRIDMFGPNGPNRYELDAILPDRPGFFFAIDGHSLWANSRALELAGVNRETKDPVPGFSYYARDDAGEPTGYILETDAVLSLVNAIDPINPVGMMRLLEGWLPRASEAGITSIFDAGVPPVGGKQAHLLAIYTHLDDQGLLPFRVVASYLVKSPPVDDVVQNLLALRERISSKLVTVNVVKLIGDGTQGGYTAWLIDPYADKPDSTGSSPFTDDQWRQVVGDVDAAGFDVHVHACGERAARTALDAIGDAIAANPLRDRRHTVAHLVYVQDPDSQRFGELDVIAQFSANWMSADPDTVTNMAARYGPPRQDLLYRIQNVLKSGGRVSLGTDWPAAGYYSTYKPLDSIQIAVTRQLVGDPEAAVLAPADQVLSVAEAVYANTMGAAYQIRLDDTVGSVEVGKLADLIVLDKNILEIDPHDIHTARVTLTMMNGRIRHRV
- a CDS encoding phosphotransferase family protein codes for the protein MNTELPIPAGPDDVTASWLSAVLARPVSAADVVPVGTGQTGATYRVTPRYSGPAGDAPATVVVKLPSQDPDVRQRVALGYAAEHAFYEHVANTVAVPLPTVYHCAVANGGADFVLVMADQAPAVQGDQMAGCEVAAARVAVQALAGLHGPRWCDPAWLDFPAATMPMADAGFAAGMGQIARSAFDIMVQRLGPRLDSADRDTLRSVGDVVEPWLLTATERYCLLHGDYRCDNLLFDPTTGAVTVVDWQTLSVGLPARDLAYFLATSLLPEYRREHERDLVAAYHAALISHGVAGYSFAQCWSDYRLGLLQAPLLTALGFAYAAVTERGDTMVLTMLARGAQAIRDHDTLQLIGELN